A genomic segment from Fusarium fujikuroi IMI 58289 draft genome, chromosome FFUJ_chr04 encodes:
- a CDS encoding probable fumarylacetoacetate hydrolase, producing the protein MSSWLPIPSKSHFSLVNIPFGIISTSAEPTHRPAIAIGQHVLDLSAFAQNNGFSKLADFPADQLKVFSQTTLNDFAALGRPVHRATRAYLQDIFRQETPYPEILKDNESLRKQALIPIGDIQSHLPLSIGDYTDFFAGRNHAHTVGTLFRGAANALQPNYNHLPVAYHGRASSVVVSGTPLHRPWGQVLPNPQAKEPVFQPCARLDIELELGMFISKGNKLGAPVDVNSAEEYIFGYVLMNDWSARDIQQWEYVPLGPFNAKNFGTTISPWVVLADALEGFRGKGLENEVPPKKYLDEKREDSILDINLEVSITTAKGNKTKITQVSSQNLLWSWPQMIAHHSVSGCNLRTGDLLGSGTISGLEPGTQGSLLEQTMGGKQFVKLEGGEERKFIQDGDSITITGWSGTAEDGIVGFGECEGTIIAAVPRD; encoded by the exons ATGTCTTCTTGGCTACCTATCCCTTCAAAGAGCCACTTCTCACTGGTGAACATTCCCTTTGGCATCATTTCAACATCCGCTGAACCAACGCACCGTCCTGCAATCGCAATTGGCCaacatgttcttgatctATCAGCCTTTGCCCAAAACAACGGTTTCTCCAAACTAGCTGATTTCCCCGCCGATCAACTAAAGGTCTTTTCTCAAACTACCCTTAACGACTTTGCTGCTCTTGGAAGACCCGTGCACAGAGCTACACGGGCTTATCTCCAAGATATCTTCCGCCAAGAAACGCCATATCCCGAAATCCTCAAGGATAATGAATCCCTGCGAAAACAAGCTCTGATTCCAATTGGGGATATTCAGTCTCACTTGCCGCTTAGTATCGGCGACTATACTGATTTCTTCGCTGGGCGTAACCACGCTCACACCGTAGGTACACTCTTCCGCGGTGCTGCGAACGCCCTGCAGCCTAATTATAACCATCTCCCCGTCGCATACCACGGCCGCGCAAGTTCCGTCGTGGTATCAGGAACACCCCTCCACCGTCCTTGGGGCCAAGTCCTGCCTAACCCCCAAGCCAAAGAGCCTGTGTTCCAACCTTGCGCAAGACTTGATATTGAGCTGGAACTCGGTATGTTTATCAGCAAGGGGAATAAGCTCGGCGCTCCTGTTGATGTGAATAGTGCGGAGGAGTATATCTTCGGATATGTTCTTATGAATGATTGGAGTGCGAGGGATATTCAGCAGTGGGAGTATGTTCCGCTGGGACCATTCAATGCAAAGAACTTTGGAACGACGATTAGTCCTTGGGTTGTTTTGGCGGATGCTCTGGAGGGTTTTAGGGGGAAAGGACTGGAGAATGAAGTTCCGCCGAAGAAGTATctcgacgagaagagagaagactCAATTCTTGATATTAACCTTGAGGTTTCCATTACCA CCGCCAAGGGCAACAAGACAAAAATCACCCAAGTCTCATCCCAGAACCTTCTCTGGTCCTGGCCGCAGATGATCGCCCACCATTCCGTGTCCGGATGTAACCTGCGCACAGGAGATTTACTCGGTTCAGGCACGATTTCTGGTCTTGAGCCCGGAACGCAGGGAAGTCTTCTTGAGCAGACCATGGGCGGAAAGCAGTTTGTGAAGTTGGAGGGAGGAGAGGAGCGAAAGTTCATCCAGGATGGTGATAGTATTACTATCACGGGTTGGTCTGGTACTGCTGAGGATGGGATTGTTGGATTTGGGGAGTGTGAGGGCACTATCATTGCTGCTGTTCCGAGGGATTag
- a CDS encoding related to stress responsive A/B barrel domain protein encodes MSGKITRVTLFKIPKAEDQQHLIDLYKQMPQKATKDGKPYIVSVQAGKAKADQRSQGFTIVAISTFASQEDFNYYDTQCTAHLELRTFAKSVNEGVAMIYFENEIV; translated from the exons ATGTCCGGCAAAATCACACGCGTCAcgctcttcaagatccccaaGGCAGAGGATCAACAACACCTCATCGATCTCTACAAGCAAATGCCCCAAAAAGCCACAAAA GACGGAAAGCCATACATCGTCTCAGTCCAAGCTGGAAAGGCAAAAGCAGACCAGCGATCCCAAGGCTTCACAATCGTGGCTATCTCGACATTCGCATCGCAGGAGGATTTCAACTATTATGATACACAATGCACTGCGCATCTTGAGCTGAGGACCTTTGCGAAGAGTGTTAATGAGGGCGTGGCGATGATTTACTTTGAGAATGAGATTGTATAG
- a CDS encoding related to O-methylsterigmatocystin oxidoreductase, with the protein MTIANLLVSLNNQVHENKGQSLLVTLLIGPLIYIFINELIRHNARISNLKGPSGLPLIGNIWDIHINAAEKYRAWAKKYGPVYQIQLGNIPIVVVNSAAAARTIFGANAQALSSRPEFYTFHKVLSDTAGTTIGTSPYSDSLKRRRKGAASALNRPSVATYVDHLDVETRDFVRELFEYGKGGNIPVDPMPMIQRLSLSLALTLNWGIRLKSQKDDLFSEITHVEEEISRFRSTTGNLQDYIPLLRLNPFNMHSAKAKEMRNRRDKYLTDLNNGLDERIANGTYKPCIQANVIMDKEAKLNKDELTSISLTMLSGGLDTVTTQVAWFVAYLSQHPEIQEKAVSEIRKFYSEKQPMCDEQDDQKCEYIVALVKESLRYYTVLRLALPRASIRDIVYEGVTIPKGTVVFLNAWACNMDDQVWSDPEVFRPERWFEQPDAPLFTYGVGYRMCAGSLLANRELYLVYMRLLNSLKIEKSDEVDCHPITGSLDPTSLVALPRRYKAIFKPRNPEALQKALAVEN; encoded by the exons ATGACGATCGCTAACCTGCTTGTTTCGCTGAACAACCAAGTCCACGAGAACAAGGGCCAGTCCCTCCTCGTGACGCTCCTGATTGGCCCGCTGAtctacatcttcatcaacgaaCTCATTCGTCACAATGCGAGGATCAGCAACTTGAAGGGCCCTTCGGGGTTACCGCTGATCGGCAATATCTGGGACATTCACATCAACGCCGCTGAGAAATACCGCGCTTGGGCGAAAAAGTACGGTCCCGTTTATCAGATTCAATTGGGGAATATTCCTATCGTTGTTGTCAATTCTGCGGCCGCTGCGAGGACTATTTTTGGTGCGAATGCACAGGCTTTGAGCTCGAGACCCGAATTTTACACCTTTCACAAG GTCCTCTCTGATACTGCTGGTACTACAATCGGCACTTCTCCCTACAGCGACTCCCTCAAGCGTCGTCGCAAGGGCGCTGCCTCAGCTCTCAACCGCCCATCAGTCGCTACATACGTCGATCATCTCGATGTCGAAACGCGCGACTTCGTCAGGGAGCTTTTCGAATATGGCAAAGGTGGCAATATCCCCGTTGACCCTATGCCCATGATCCAACGCCTTTCTCTATCTCTCGCACTCACACTCAACTGGGGCATTCGACTCAAGAGTCAAAAAGACGATCTTTTCTCTGAAATCACCCACGTCGAGGAAGAAATCAGCCGTTTCCGCTCTACCACTGGCAATCTCCAAGATTACATTCCTCTCCTCCGTTTGAACCCTTTCAACATGCACTCTGCCAAGGCAAAAGAGATGCGAAACCGTCGGGATAAGTACCTCACTGATCTTAATAACGGTCTTGACGAGCGTATCGCAAACGGGACTTACAAGCCCTGTATTCAAGCCAATGTGATAATGGATAAGGAAGCCAAGCTGAACAAGGACGAACTCACCTCAATCAGTCTCACCATGCTGTCAGGCGGTCTTGACACTGTTACTACACAGGTTGCGTGGTTTGTCGCGTATTTGAGCCAACACCCTGAGATTCAGGAAAAGGCTGTCTCGGAGATCAGGAAGTTTTACAGTGAGAAGCAGCCCATGTGCGATGAGCAAGATGATCAGAAGTGCGAGTATATCGTTGCGCTTGTGAAGGAGTCGTTGAGATATTACACTGTCCTGAGACTTGCGCTGCCGAGAGCTTCGATTAGGGATATTGTCTATGAGGGCGTTACTATTCCCAAGGGAACTGTTGTTTTCTTGAACGCTTGGGCTTGCAATATGG ACGATCAAGTCTGGTCTGATCCCGAGGTCTTCCGCCCAGAGCGATGGTTCGAACAGCCCGATGCTCCTCTCTTCACCTACGGCGTTGGTTACCGCATGTGCGCTGGCTCTCTCCTCGCCAACAGAGAACTGTACCTTGTCTACATGAGACTTCTAAACAGTCTCAAGATTGAGAAGTCTGACGAGGTCGACTGCCATCCTATTACTGGTAGCTTGGATCCTACAAGTCTTGTCGCTTTGCCTCGTCGATACAAGGCTATTTTCAAGCCTAGAAACCCTGAGGCTTTACAGAAGGCTTTGGCGGTTGAGAACTAA
- a CDS encoding related to glutathione S-transferase III — protein sequence MPITVHHLQVSQSERIPWLCEELGIEYDLKQYKRSPLLAPADFKALHPMGAAPVITDGSTTLAESCACIEYISHKYANGSLFLTPDHPAYADFLYWWHYVDGTLQTALGRIMLIRSAKLSDDNPVVQFGKAKYRQALKLLDERVKSNEWLAGEEFTAADIMVVFPLTTMRYFSPYSLEEYPNVLKYLERIARRDGFKKTMEKIDNSMELSMGASPPQSPFKL from the coding sequence ATGCCTATCACAGTCCATCACCTCCAAGTCTCCCAGTCAGAGCGCATCCCCTGGCTCTGCGAAGAGCTCGGCATCGAATATGATCTCAAGCAATACAAACGCTCTCCCCTCCTCGCACCCGCCGACTTCAAGGCCCTTCACCCCATGGGCGCCGCCCCCGTCATCACAGACGGCTCCACAACCCTCGCCGAAAGCTGCGCATGCATTGAATACATCAGCCACAAATACGCCAACGGCTCTCTCTTCCTTACCCCCGACCACCCAGCGTACGCTGATTTCTTGTACTGGTGGCACTACGTCGACGGAACGCTTCAAACAGCACTAGGTCGAATTATGCTGATCCGCTCTGCCAAGTTGAGCGATGACAATCCCGTTGTGCAGTTTGGAAAAGCCAAGTACAGACAGGCGCTGAAGTTGTTGGATGAGCGTGTTAAGAGTAATGAGTGGCTTGCGGGCGAGGAGTTTACGGCTGCTGATATCATGGTTGTGTTTCCGCTCACGACGATGAGATACTTTTCGCCGTATAGTCTGGAGGAGTATCCTAATGTTTTGAAGTATCTTGAGAGGATTGCGAGGAGAGACGGGTTTAAGAAGACGATGGAGAAGATCGATAACAGTATGGAGCTGTCGATGGGTGCGAGCCCGCCTCAGAGCCCTTTCAAGCTGTGA
- a CDS encoding probable beta-glucanase, which translates to MTLFSVLAFAALASAKWIVPGARWYDTDGNLFNAHAGGLCVDRESGKFYWFGEHKTEEQEEGGGISVYSSDDLATWESHGLALKPEEGHEFVSHESIIQRPKVLYSEETGKYHMWWHADDRNYSLLLQGLATSDNIAGPYKFQHAVSPLGNWSQDFGAFTDYKTGKSYALYSNGDKVQGRDVYVSEFNKNLTDVEKVTFRFNKYDFEAPTIIQTEKSYWTFMSHKTGYRPNNVVAMRADKLEGPWSQPFFVAPAYTRTFSTQSGFSWRIKGTKKTTYLYMADQWDLPSIWESRNVWLPIEIDEENKSLKVVWHDVYDLNVKTGEWKPIKGKTYPSKNAKFAGDAHLQEATFGTDHVIATGIYGNDSTATFTVEGQGADQWVSFYHQNIDDMGFGDQPMGQPDRINGTWAIRRISSVVVNGDKEKVHTLWQKDTHKGIILSAPLLLPLKKGKNTITVGGLNNGKDVKGADLDRIVVYPPEKKKGKRSFLGIF; encoded by the exons ATGACACTCTTCTCGGTTCTCGCATTCGCTGCGCTGGCGAGTGCAAAGTGGATTGTCCCCGGTGCGCGATGGTACGACACGGACGGAAATTTGTTCAATGCTCACGCCGGCGGTCTTTGTGTCGATAGGGAAAGTGGAAAGTTTTACTGGTTTGGCGAACACAAGACCGAAGAGCAGGAAGAAGGCGGCGGCATTTCGGTCTACAGCTCTGATGACCTCGCTACGTGGGAGTCTCACGGTTTGGCACTGA AGCCTGAGGAGGGCCATGAGTTTGTGTCGCACGAGAGTATCATCCAACGACCCAAGGTTCTCTACAGCGAAGAAACAGGAAAATACCAC ATGTGGTGGCACGCCGACGACCGCAACTACAGCCTTCTACTCCAAGGCCTCGCAACATCCGATAACATCGCAGGCCCCTACAAATTCCAACACGCCGTCTCCCCCCTCGGAAACTGGTCCCAAGACTTCGGCGCCTTCACCGACTACAAGACCGGAAAGTCGTACGCTCTCTACTCCAACGGCGACAAAGTCCAAGGTCGAGATGTCTACGTCAGCGAGTTCAACAAGAACCTTACGGATGTGGAAAAGGTCACGTTTCGGTTTAATAAATACGATTTCGAGGCGCCGACTATTATTCAGACGGAGAAGAGCTACTGGACTTTTATGAGTCATAAGACCGGTTATCGGCCTAATA ATGTTGTGGCTATGAGGGCTGATAAGCTTGAGGGTCCCTGGTCGCAGCCCTTTTTTGTTGCGCCGGCTTATACGAGGACATTTAGTACGCAGAGTGGCTTCTCGTGGAGGATTAAGGGTACTAAAAAAACGACGTATCTTTACATGGCTGACCAG TGGGATCTACCGTCCATCTGGGAGAGTCGTAACGTCTGGCTTCCTATCGAGATCGACGAGGAGAACAAGAGTCTCAAGGTCGTTTGGCACGATGTTTACGATTTGAATGT AAAAACTGGTGAATGGAAGCctatcaagggcaagacgTACCCCTCCAAGAACGCCAAGTTTGCTGGGGACGCtcacctccaagaagct ACCTTCGGAACGGACCATGTCATCGCAACTGGCATCTACGGCAACGACAGCACCGCAACATTCACAGTCGAAGGACAAGGCGCTGACCAATGGGTATCTTTCTACCACCAAA ATATTGATGACATGGGCTTTGGCGATCAGCCAATGGGTCAACCCGATCGCATCAACGGAACATGGGCGATCCGACGAATCAGCAGTGTTGTCGTCAACGGCGATAAGGAAAAGGTGCACACCCTGTGGCAGAAGGATACCCACAAGGGAATTATTCTCTCAGCTcctttgctgctgccgctcaagaagggcaagaacaCTATTACTGTTGGGGGTCTGAATAACGGGAAGGATGTCAAGGGTGCGGATTTGGATAGGATTGTGGTTTACCCccctgagaagaagaagggaaaacGTAGCTTCTTAGGTATCTTTTAG
- a CDS encoding related to capsule polysaccharide synthase Cps1 gives MKLFPWPTALPSKEHIPSRILPSLLLIVPLAACVTCVWLLVIDVWTQVFCTLFTLRYLRLFGHVLGSWMYRPAEVKQDPSFSRNDVTVILPTIDPHGPDFRECVESILANNPACVLVVTVGAVLREECQTVLRKLSIDAPHIQILVSALPEPSKRRQITHAMPNVTTAITIFADDHVFWPRSFIPSVLAPFEDQSVGMVATKKRVRRTTPGVWTWPSIVNFIACNYLQRHNWELRASNAIDGGVFVISGRTAVYRTEFLNNTDLLQRFCSEKFCLGLFGGQGLGPDDDNFLTREGMKKKWLVKFQDTEDATVETTLGEWPKFKDQLLRWARTTFRSNPVMLRDPAFISRYTWSCFMVYWAGLVNFSILWDAALIATFVLAENSDAGGLVIFLVFMFWSKVIKIIPHFLQYPSDFPLVICQVVFGYVHSFIKLWALVTFWDCGWSGRNLNEVNPEHVGLDTSFYEV, from the coding sequence atgaaGCTCTTTCCTTGGCCAACTGCTCTTCCTTCAAAGGAACACATTCCCTCTCGAATCCTTCCGTCTCTTTTGCTCATAGTTCCACTGGCAGCCTGTGTAACTTGCGTTTGGCTTCTTGTCATCGATGTCTGGACACAGGTTTTCTGCACGCTCTTCACATTGCGGTATCTTCGGTTATTCGGACATGTGCTCGGATCGTGGATGTATCGTCCTGCAGAGGTAAAGCAGGATCCTTCGTTCTCGCGGAATGATGTAACTGTTATTCTTCCAACCATTGATCCTCATGGTCCAGACTTTCGGGAATGTGTGGAAAGTATTCTTGCGAATAACCCTGCGTGCGTTCTCGTCGTCACGGTTGGTGCTGTTCTTCGAGAGGAATGTCAGACTGTTCTTAGAAAGCTAAGCATTGATGCCCCGCATATTCAGATTCTTGTCTCGGCGCTTCCTGAGCCGAGTAAGAGGCGACAGATCACTCATGCCATGCCAAATGTCACTACAGCTATTACCATCTTCGCAGATGACCATGTCttctggccaagaagctttaTCCCTTCTGTTCTTGCGCCATTTGAAGACCAGAGTGTCGGTATGGTAGCCACCAAGAAAAGAGTTCGCCGAACAACACCTGGAGTCTGGACGTGGCCCTCCATCGTAAACTTCATCGCGTGCAATTACCTCCAGCGTCACAACTGGGAACTTCGTGCTTCCAACGCCATAGACGGTGGGGTATTCGTCATCTCAGGCCGCACAGCAGTTTACCGTACAGAGTTCCTCAACAACACTGACCTTCTCCAGCGATTCTGCAGTGAAAAGTTCTGCTTAGGGCTTTTTGGTGGTCAGGGTTTGGGTCCTGATGATGATAACTTTTTGACGAGAGAAggtatgaagaagaagtggctTGTCAAGTTTCAGGATACAGAGGATGCTACTGTTGAGACAACGCTTGGTGAGTGGCCAAAGTTTAAGGATCAGCTGCTTCGCTGGGCACGTACGACCTTTCGCAGCAATCCAGTCATGCTTCGTGATCCAGCTTTTATCTCTCGGTATACATGGAGTTGCTTCATGGTGTATTGGGCTGGTCTTGTCAACTTTTCTATACTCTGGGATGCAGCGCTCATCGCCACGTTTGTCCTTGCTGAAAATTCTGACGCCGGTGGATTAGTGATCTTTTTGGTCTTCATGTTCTGGAGCAAGGTTATCAAGATCATCCCCCACTTTCTGCAGTATCCTTCTGATTTTCCGCTTGTTATTTGTCAGGTTGTGTTTGGGTACGTGCACAGCTTCATTAAGCTTTGGGCACTGGTCACGTTCTGGGATTGTGGTTGGTCCGGGAGGAATTTGAACGAGGTTAATCCTGAGCATGTTGGACTTGATACGTCGTTTTATGAGGTCTAG
- a CDS encoding related to novobiocin biosynthesis protein novR → MSLTTTIEAQSGTLTISPSSKPTHGHELKDKTPLQAMSHGDVVLSGIPTHPNFASQRQWQLEHMAAAFRHWHREGYVEGISGHISVRDPEFTDAFWTNPLGRHFGLLKVSDMILVNLKGEVIGGNRSRPPNSAGFLIHASIHKARSDVHAICHCHSIHGKAWSVFGKRLEMLTQDVCKFRGDAHSVYDSYGGVVLGSEEGDRIAAAMGPKGKGCILRNHGILTVGQTVDEAAWLYTSMERSCRVQLLAEAAAANGLPKVLIDDEEANFNFDVESDPEICYCEFQAYYDLEDELSNGAFKK, encoded by the coding sequence ATGTCTTTAACTACTACTATCGAAGCCCAAAGCGGCACCCTCACCATCTCCCCCAGTTCCAAACCCACCCACGGCCATGAACTCAAAGACAAAACCCCCCTACAAGCAATGTCCCACGGCGACGTCGTCCTCAGCGGCATCCCCACCCACCCAAACTTCGCCTCCCAGCGCCAATGGCAGCTCGAGCACATGGCCGCCGCCTTTCGCCACTGGCACCGCGAAGGCTACGTCGAAGGCATCAGCGGCCATATTTCCGTGCGCGACCCCGAATTCACCGATGCGTTCTGGACGAACCCCTTGGGCCGACACTTTGGCCTTTTAAAAGTCAGCGATATGATCCTCGTTAATCTGAAGGGGGAGGTCATTGGGGGAAATCGCTCGCGGCCGCCTAACTCAGCGGGGTTTCTGATCCATGCTTCTATTCATAAAGCGAGGAGCGATGTTCACGCTATTTGTCATTGTCATAGTATTCATGGCAAAGCTTGGTCTGTGTTCGGCAAGCGTCTTGAGATGTTGACGCAAGACGTGTGTAAATTCCGAGGCGACGCCCATAGCGTTTATGACAGTTACGGCGGTGTTGTTCTGGGCAGTGAAGAGGGAGACCGCATTGCAGCGGCAATGGGTCCCAAAGGAAAAGGCTGCATCTTGCGAAACCACGGTATTCTGACTGTTGGACAGACTGTGGATGAGGCAGCGTGGCTGTATACGTCGATGGAGAGGAGCTGTCGTGTGCAGCTTCTCGCTGAGGCTGCGGCGGCGAATGGGCTGCCTAAGGTGCtgattgacgatgaggaggccAATTTCAATTTTGATGTTGAGAGTGATCCTGAGATTTGTTACTGTGAGTTTCAGGCTTACTATGATTTGGAGGATGAGCTGTCCAATGGGGCATTCAAGAAGTAG